A window of the Fulvia fulva chromosome 3, complete sequence genome harbors these coding sequences:
- a CDS encoding Major facilitator superfamily multidrug transporter mdrA: MDRIDRLLSSFLATPYRPCDLEKHDEQPHFDDNGLLTFSPNDPEDPKTWSSARRWYISLVTILLVVNATFASSSPSACLPSISQELHVSPEAAALVITVFLIANAGSPFLWAPLSEHYGRRWVFYGTFLCYFIFNFLCAWAPNFGALLVGRFFTGIFASSTQSNAPGLLADIWGPMERGNAMALFSVMVFVGPALGPVISGFLQLKKDWRWVFYVLLWAAGGTMPLMFTIPETHPGQILTNKAKRLRRSGLRDVKAPAEVSDRTLKYLFGTALTRPWAILINPISLCCAIYTALVYMLLYMLFSLYPIVFRQMRGWNSGVAELPLIGTITGACIGGLINFYFTVQDRKERQAGIPRVPEDRLVVAKIGGIIFPISMFWFAWTAQYNSIHWISPTLAGVLLCVAIVLIFVAYLNYLVDTYITYAASALAANAVLRLACGAAAPLFTPYMFESLTVAGGGSLIGGVAILLAPIPFVFTRYGATLRARSKFAASDPPPANDIAARSESRSTESGKDEES, translated from the coding sequence ATGGATCGAATTGACAGACTGTTATCCAGCTTCCTTGCGACCCCATATCGACCCTGCGACCTTGAGAAGCATGACGAACAACCTCATTTCGACGACAATGGCCTCCTAACCTTCTCACCAAACGACCCAGAAGACCCCAAGACTTGGTCCTCCGCCCGCCGCTGGTATATTTCTCTCGTCACCATCCTCCTGGTCGTAAACGCCACATTCGCCTCCTCAAGCCCATCAGCTTGTCTCCCCAGCATCTCACAAGAACTCCACGTCAGCCCGGAAGCAGCAGCGCTTGTCATTACAGTCTTCCTAATCGCCAACGCTGGCTCTCCGTTCCTCTGGGCTCCCTTGTCTGAGCACTATGGAAGACGCTGGGTCTTCTACGGAACCTTTCTGTGCTACTTCATTTTCAACTTCCTTTGTGCGTGGGCACCGAACTTTGGAGCATTGCTGGTGGGACGGTTCTTCACGGGGATCTTCGCGAGCTCGACGCAGAGTAATGCCCCTGGACTGTTGGCGGATATCTGGGGACCAATGGAGAGAGGGAATGCGATGGCGTTGTTCAGTGTCATGGTCTTTGTGGGACCAGCTCTAGGCCCTGTCATCTCGGGCTTCCTGCAGTTGAAGAAGGATTGGCGATGGGTGTTCTATGTCCTGCTATGGGCTGCTGGTGGAACGATGCCGTTGATGTTTACGATTCCCGAGACGCATCCTGGGCAGATCCTGACGAACAAAGCGAAGAGGCTGCGAAGGTCCGGGTTGAGAGACGTGAAGGCGCCGGCTGAGGTGTCAGACCGGACGCTCAAGTATCTATTCGGGACCGCGTTGACGAGACCTTGGGCCATTCTGATCAACCCGATCTCATTATGCTGTGCCATCTACACTGCCCTGGTGTACATGCTGCTGTACATGCTCTTCAGCCTGTATCCGATCGTCTTCCGGCAGATGAGAGGATGGAATTCCGGCGTGGCTGAGCTGCCTCTCATCGGTACCATCACTGGAGCCTGCATTGGAGGACTCATCAACTTCTACTTCACAGTCCAGGACAGGAAGGAGAGACAAGCTGGCATACCCCGTGTGCCAGAAGACCGCTTAGTGGTGGCCAAGATTGGTGGAATCATCTTCCCGATCTCAATGTTCTGGTTTGCTTGGACGGCGCAGTATAATAGCATACACTGGATCTCACCCACGCTCGCGGGCGTGCTGCTGTGCGTGGCTATTGTCCTGATCTTCGTCGCGTACCTGAACTACCTGGTGGACACCTATATCACATACGCAGCGAGTGCGTTAGCTGCAAATGCAGTGCTGAGGCTGGCTTGTGGAGCTGCAGCACCGTTGTTCACGCCGTACATGTTCGAGAGTCTGACAGTCGCTGGAGGCGGCTCACTTATTGGTGGCGTTGCAATTCTGCTTGCTCCAATACCGTTCGTCTTCACAAGATATGGTGCTACGTTGAGAGCTAGGTCGAAGTTCGCAGCGAGCGACCCGCCGCCAGCCAACGATATTGCTGCAAGGAGTGAGAGTCGATCGACAGAGTCAGGCAAGGATGAAGAGTCGTGA
- a CDS encoding N amino acid transport system protein has protein sequence MQNDVKAETGWHTENAQEKRRYSYGYDPEADTCVTNDAVFGDVTNGPNYRNVGWMGGVVLMLKTQIGLGVLGIPLVFDTVGMVPGVICLLAIAIMTTWSDYIVGIFKINHPEVYGIDDVGGLLMGKAGYIIMGTVFCLFWIFVAGSAMVSISIALNALSLHGACTAVFVAVAAIIGFLFSSIQTLGRITWLAWVGVVGIISAILVLTVAVGVQDRPSAAPQTGPWSSDYRITATPTPASAFQALSTLVFAYAGTPAFFSIVSEMREPRKYVRSMAICQGVVTALYLAIGIVVYYFCGSYVASPALGSAGVLMKRICYGLALPGLLASMILLSHVPAKFIFVRILKGSHHLSSNTPTHWIVWLCCTAGIALVSYILASAIPVFGELVSFAGAAFGTLLCLQPMGFMWLYDNWSRPNRDFKWKLGVAWAWFIIIGGTFLTIAGTYGSIVGIINALDAGASTSPWSCADNSNSS, from the exons ATGCAGAACGACGTGAAGGCAGAAACGGGATGGCATACCGAGAATGCTCAGGAGAAGAGACGTTATTCGTATGGCTATGATCCGGAGGCCGATACGTGTGTTACGAATGATGCTGTGTTTGGCGATGTGACGAATGGGCCTAATTATCGCAAT GTCGGATGGATGGGAGGTGTCGTGCTTATGCTCAAGACACAGATCGGTCTTGGTGTGCTCGGCATCCCTCTGGTCTTC GACACGGTTGGTATGGTCCCGGGCGTCATCTGTCTACTGGCAATTGCGATCATGACGACTTGGTCCGATTACATCGTGGGCATATTCAAGATCAACCACCCAGAAGTGTACGGCATTGACGACGTTGGTGGACTGCTGATGGGCAAGGCCGGCTACATCATCATGGGCACTGTATTCTGCCTAT TCTGGATCTTCGTGGCTGGATCTGCAATGGTCTCCATTAGCATTGCGCTAAACGCTCTGTCACTCCATGGAGCCTGTACCGCTGTGTTTGTGGCCGTTGCTGCCATCATTGGTTTCCTGTTCTCGAGCATTCAGACCCTCGGGCGTATCACATGGCTCGCGTGGGTGGGTGTGGTTGGTATTATCTCAGCCA TCCTCGTCCTCACCGTCGCAGTAGGTGTTCAAGACCGCCCCTCTGCAGCACCACAGACCGGCCCATGGAGCTCCGACTACAGGATCACGGCTACTCCGACGCCAGCCAGTGCATTTCAGGCTCTATCTACACTGGTCTTCGCCTACGCTGGCACGCCCGCTTTCTTCTCAATCGTGTCCGAGATGCGCGAGCCTCGCAAGTACGTGCGCTCCATGGCAATCTGTCAAGGTGTCGTGACAGCTCTCTACCTTGCCATTGGCATCGTCGTGTACTACTTTTGCGGGTCCTATGTCGCCTCACCAGCCCTTGGATCCGCGGGTGTTCTCATGAAGAGAATCTGCTACGGGTTGGCACTTCCAGGCTTGTTGGCTTCTATGATTTTGCTGAGCCAC GTCCCTGCTAAGTTCATCTTCGTCCGCATACTGAAAGGCTCCCACCACCTAAGCAGCAACACACCAACCCACTGGATCGTATGGCTCTGCTGCACAGCAGGAATCGCCTTAGTCTCGTATATCCTGGCCAGCGCGATCCCCGTCTTCGGCGAATTGGTCTCCTTCGCAGGCGCCGCTTTTGGAACTCTGCTCTGCCTGCAACCGATGGGCTTTATGTGGCTGTACGACAACTGGAGCAGACCGAACCGCGACTTTAAGTGGAAGCTCGGTGTTGCGTGGGCATGGTTCATCATCATTGGTGGTACTTTCTTGACGATTGCGGGAACTTATGGATCGATTGTGGGGATTATTAATGCGTTGGATGCGGGTGCTAGTACTTCGCCGTGGTCGTGTGCTGATAATTCGAACTCGTCGTAG